In the genome of Opitutia bacterium, one region contains:
- a CDS encoding transposase, which translates to MTIQKRDECPNVHLFFTIADAQHKTEAWRTDYNLLCPHGALASLPPADLARALCELPKTDHISRETRASAVRKCPVGVPVGGAEFPR; encoded by the coding sequence GTGACCATTCAAAAGCGCGACGAGTGTCCGAACGTCCATCTGTTCTTCACGATCGCTGACGCACAGCATAAGACTGAAGCGTGGCGCACAGACTATAACCTTCTTTGTCCGCACGGTGCTCTGGCTTCGCTGCCTCCGGCAGACTTGGCCAGAGCACTGTGCGAATTACCGAAAACCGACCACATCAGCCGAGAAACTAGAGCCTCCGCTGTCCGTAAGTGTCCGGTCGGCGTCCCCGTAGGCGGCGCGGAGTTTCCGCGGTAG
- a CDS encoding DUF2384 domain-containing protein has protein sequence MNSNISAGMMKPNTKNTSERPEAPPKVFGLLTPSERRRLDASLVAEIRRLEHCRRQIGRIDREVFLAGISCFESASVLARWLCEPAVGLGGKVPLRVMRTEKGRKDVANLLRRIDYGVY, from the coding sequence ATGAACTCTAACATCTCCGCCGGCATGATGAAACCGAATACGAAAAACACGTCTGAGCGACCGGAGGCACCGCCAAAGGTCTTCGGCCTGCTCACCCCAAGCGAAAGGCGTCGCCTCGACGCAAGTCTGGTGGCTGAAATCCGCAGGCTCGAGCACTGCCGCAGGCAAATTGGCCGAATCGATCGGGAGGTGTTTTTGGCAGGCATTTCCTGCTTCGAATCGGCGTCTGTCTTGGCGCGCTGGCTCTGCGAGCCGGCGGTTGGCTTGGGAGGCAAAGTGCCGCTACGGGTCATGCGCACGGAGAAGGGCCGAAAGGATGTGGCGAATCTTCTCAGACGGATTGACTACGGCGTCTATTGA